Proteins from a genomic interval of Callospermophilus lateralis isolate mCalLat2 chromosome 1, mCalLat2.hap1, whole genome shotgun sequence:
- the Ano8 gene encoding anoctamin-8 isoform X3, translating to MAETASGAGGTSMEGERGKRPPPEGEPAAPASGVLDKLFGKRLLQAGRYLVSHKAWMKTVPTENCDVLMTFPDTTDDHTLLWLLNHIRVGIPELIVQVRHHRHTRAYAFFVTATYESLLRGADELGLRKAVKAEFGGGTRGFSCEEDFIYENVESELRFFTSQERQSIIRFWLQNLRAKQGEALHNVRFLEDQPIIPELAARGIIQQVFPVHEQRILNRLMKSWVQAVCENQPLDDICDYFGVKIAMYFAWLGFYTSAMVYPAVFGSVLYTFTEADQTSRDVSCVVFALFNVIWSTLFLEEWKRRGAELAYKWGTLDSPGEAVEEPRPQFRGVRRISPVTRAEEFYYPPWKRLLFQLLVSLPLCLACLACVFLLMLGCFQLQELVLSVKGLPRLARFLPKVVLALLVSVSAEGYKKLAIWLNDMENYRLESAYEKHLIIKVVLFQFVNSYLSLFYIGFYLKDMERLKELLLVLSLSQSLERQLRAVLVPLVALRFRLLLLSLRGLLLSARAKMLATLLITRQFLQNVREVLQPHLYRRLGRGELGLRAIWELVRALLGLFSLRRPVPRRLEAQADEGSGSGSGGGRRCLSGGCGAPEEEEEATVERRPAGEGGEVRDGPRGGKEEAEEEEEEEEEEEEDDDEGEEGGLLDCGLRLKKVSFAERGAGRRRPGPNPEALLEEGSPTMVEKGLEPGVFTLAEEDDEPEGPPGSPEREPPTILLRRAGGEGRDQGPDGGPDPEPGSGDSAGRHKRQNRSSWIDPPEEEPSAQLTQAELESCMRKYEDTFQDYQEMFVQFGYVVLFSSAFPLAALCALVNNLIEIRSDAFKLCTGLQRPFGQRVESIGQWQKVMEAMGVLAILVNCYLIGQCGQLQRLFPWLSPEAAIVSVVVLEHFALLLKYLIHVAIPDIPGWVAEEMAKLEYQRREAFKRHERQAQHRYQQQQRRRREEEERQRHAEHHARRERDTSGREEARAEGAGLDPAASEKTSAKAKGGGAGSHGPERPKRPGSLLAPNNVMKLKQIIPLQGKFLSSGATSSLASTGTGPATRQPSAQSPTGSDTRLPAFLSFKFLKSPETRRDPERSHSPPKAFHAGKLFPFGGTRAETGSNGAGGQARQDGTPSGGSGRAQRSGPVDEASAEELEAPRPEEEGSGHKL from the exons ATGGCCGAGACTGCCTCGGGCGCCGGGGGCACGTCCATGGAAGGAGAGCGCGGCAAGAGGCCCCCGCCGGAGGGCGAGCCCGCAGCCCCTGCGTCTGGAGTTCTGG ATAAGCTTTTCGGGAAGCGGCTCCTGCAGGCGGGTCGCTACCTGGTGTCCCACAAGGCATGGATGAAGACTGTTCCCACGGAGAACTGTGATGTGCTGATGACCTTTCCAG ACACCACTGATGACCACACGCTGCTATGGCTGCTGAACCACATCCGTGTGGGCATCCCTGAGCTCATCGTGCAAGTCCGCCACCACCGCCACACGCGTGCCTACGCCTTCTTCGTCACAGCCACATATGAGAG CCTACTCCGAGGGGCCGACGAGCTGGGTCTGCGCAAGGCTGTGAAGGCCGAGTTCGGTGGGGGCACCCGCGGCTTCTCCTGCGAAGAAGACTTCATCTATGAGAATGTGGAAAGTGAGCTACGCTTCTTCACATCCCAG GAACGCCAGAGCATCATCCGCTTCTGGCTGCAGAACCTGCGTGCCAAGCAGGGAGAGGCGTTGCACAACGTGCGGTTCCTGGAGGACCAGCCAATCA TCCCGGAGCTGGCGGCCCGTGGGATCATCCAGCAGGTGTTCCCAGTCCACGAACAGCGCATCCTGAACCGCCTCATGAAGTCATGGGTGCAGGCTGTGTGTGAAAACCAGCCTTTAG ATGACATCTGTGACTACTTTGGTGTGAAGATTGCCATGTACTTTGCCTGGCTGGGCTTCTACACGTCAGCAATGGTGTACCCCGCTGTCTTTGGCTCTGTCCTATACACATTCACGGAGGCTGATCAG ACAAGCCGGGATGTGTCCTGCGTGGTCTTTGCGCTCTTCAACGTGATCTGGTCAACACTGTTCTTAGAGGAGTGGAAACGGAGGGGGGCAGAGCTGGCCTACAAGTGGGGAACACTGGATTCACCTGGGGAAGCTGTGGAGGAGCCACGTCCCCAGTTCAGG GGTGTGCGCCGCATCAGCCCTGTGACCCGCGCTGAGGAGTTCTACTACCCGCCGTGGAAGCGGCTGCTCTTCCAGCTGCTCGTGAGCCTGCCACTGTGCTTGGCCTGCCTGGCCTGCGTCTTCTTGCTCATGCTGGGATGCTTCCAGCTGCAG GAGCTGGTGCTGAGTGTGAAGGGGCTGCCCCGTCTCGCCCGCTTCCTGCCCAAGGTTGTACTGGCCCTGCTGGTCAGTGTGAGCGCCGAGGGCTACAAGAAACTGGCCATCTGGCTCAACGACATGG AGAACTACCGGCTAGAGAGCGCCTACGAGAAGCACCTCATCATCAAGGTCGTCCTG TTCCAGTTTGTCAACTCGTACCTGAGCCTCTTCTACATCGGCTTCTACCTCAAGGACATGGAGCGCCTCAAAGAG CTCCTGCTCGTCCTGTCCCTGTCCCAGAGCCTTGAGCGGCAGCTGCGGGCAGTGCTGGTCCCGCTCGTGGCCCTGCGGTTCCGCctgctcctcctctccctccgggGCCTTCTGCTCTCGGCCCGGGCCAAA ATGCTGGCCACGCTGCTGATCACCCGCCAGTTCCTCCAGAATGTGCGTGAGGTCCTGCAGCCACACCTGTACCGCAGGCTGGGTCGTGGCGAGCTCGGTCTGCGGGCCATCTGGGAGCTGGTCCGAGCCCTGCTCGGCCTGTTCAGCCTCAGGCGCCCTGTGCCTCGCCGCCTCGAAGCCCAGGCCGACGAGGGCAGTGGCAGCGGCAGTGGGGGGGGCCGCAGGTGTCTCAGTGGGGGCTGCGGGGcacctgaggaggaggaagaggccaCAGTGGAGCGGAGACCAGCCGGGGAAGGTGGGGAGGTCAGGGACGGGCCCCGGGGGGGCAAGGAGGaggcagaagaggaggaggaagaggaggaagaagaggaggaggacgaTGACGAGGGCGAGGAAGGTGGCCTCCTGGATTGTGGGCTCCGCCTGAAGAAGGTCAGCTTTGCTGAGCGCGGGGCGGGGCGGCGCCGGCCTGGCCCAAACCCAGAGGCCCTCTTGGAGGAGGGAAGCCCCACCATGGTGGAGAAGGGGCTGGAGCCGGGCGTGTTCACACTGGCCGAGGAAGATGACGAGCCAGAGGGTCCTCCTGGCAGCCCTGAGCGAGAGCCGCCAACCATCCTGCTCCGTCGGGCCGGGGGCGAGGGCCGGGACCAAGGGCCTGATGGAGGCCCAGACCCAGAGCCTGGCTCTGGGGACTCTGCCGGGAGGCACAAGAGGCAGAACCGGTCATCTTGGATCGACCCACCTGAGGAGGAGCCCTCGGCCCAGTTGACCCAGGCAGAGCTGGAGAGCTGCATGAGGAAGTACGAG GACACCTTCCAGGACTACCAGGAGATGTTCGTGCAGTTCGGCTACGTCGTGCTCTTCTCGTCCGCCTTCCCGCTGGCCGCGCTCTGCGCCCTGGTCAACAACCTCATCGAGATCCGCAGTGACGCCTTCAAACTGTGCACGGGCCTGCAGCGGCCTTTCGGCCAGCGCGTCGAGAGCATCGGCCAGTGGCAG AAGGTCATGGAGGCCATGGGTGTGCTGGCGATCCTGGTGAACTGCTACCTCATCGGCCAGTGCGGGCAGCTGCAGCGCCTCTTCCCTTGGCTGAGCCCGGAAGcagccattgtgtccgtggtggtGCTCGAG CACTTCGCTCTGCTCCTCAAGTACCTCATCCATGTGGCCATCCCCGACATCCCAGGCTGGGTGGCCGAGGAGATGGCCAAGCTCGAGTATCAGCGACGAGAGGCCTTCAAG AGACACGAGCGCCAGGCCCAGCACCGCTaccagcagcagcagcggcggcggcgggagGAGGAGGAGCGCCAGCGCCACGCAGAGCACCATGCCCGCAGGGAGCGTGACACCAGTGGCCGGGAGGAGGCCAGGgctgagggcgctgggctggaccCCGCCGCCTCCGAGAAGACCTCTGCCAAAGCCAAGGGTGGCGGAGCGGGCAGCCATGGGCCTGAGCGGCCCAAGCGCCCGGGGTCCCTGCTGGCACCCAACAATGTCATGAAGCTAAAGCAGATCATCCCGCTACAGGGCAAGTTCCTGTCATCAGGGGCCACGTCCTCGCTGGCCAGCACAGGGACTGGCCCTGCCACTCGGCAGCCCTCTGCCCAGTCACCCACCGGCAGTGACACCCGCCTACCGGCCTTCCTCAGCTTCAAGTTCCTCAAGTCGCCCGAGACCCGAAGGGATCCGGAGCGCAGCCACTCGCCACCCAAGGCCTTCCACGCCGGCAAGCTCTTCCCTTTTGGCGGGACCCGGGCTGAGACCGGGTCCAACGGGGCGGGCGGGCAGGCCCGACAGGACGGGACCCCCAGCGGTGGCAGCGGCCGGGCCCAGAGGAGTGGGCCAGTGGACGAGGCCTCAGCTGAGGAGCTGGAAGCCCCCCGGCCTGAAGAGGAAGGCTCAGGTCACAAGCTTTAA
- the Ano8 gene encoding anoctamin-8 isoform X1: protein MAETASGAGGTSMEGERGKRPPPEGEPAAPASGVLDKLFGKRLLQAGRYLVSHKAWMKTVPTENCDVLMTFPDTTDDHTLLWLLNHIRVGIPELIVQVRHHRHTRAYAFFVTATYESLLRGADELGLRKAVKAEFGGGTRGFSCEEDFIYENVESELRFFTSQERQSIIRFWLQNLRAKQGEALHNVRFLEDQPIIPELAARGIIQQVFPVHEQRILNRLMKSWVQAVCENQPLDDICDYFGVKIAMYFAWLGFYTSAMVYPAVFGSVLYTFTEADQTSRDVSCVVFALFNVIWSTLFLEEWKRRGAELAYKWGTLDSPGEAVEEPRPQFRGVRRISPVTRAEEFYYPPWKRLLFQLLVSLPLCLACLACVFLLMLGCFQLQELVLSVKGLPRLARFLPKVVLALLVSVSAEGYKKLAIWLNDMENYRLESAYEKHLIIKVVLFQFVNSYLSLFYIGFYLKDMERLKELLLVLSLSQSLERQLRAVLVPLVALRFRLLLLSLRGLLLSARAKMLATLLITRQFLQNVREVLQPHLYRRLGRGELGLRAIWELVRALLGLFSLRRPVPRRLEAQADEGSGSGSGGGRRCLSGGCGAPEEEEEATVERRPAGEGGEVRDGPRGGKEEAEEEEEEEEEEEEDDDEGEEGGLLDCGLRLKKVSFAERGAGRRRPGPNPEALLEEGSPTMVEKGLEPGVFTLAEEDDEPEGPPGSPEREPPTILLRRAGGEGRDQGPDGGPDPEPGSGDSAGRHKRQNRSSWIDPPEEEPSAQLTQAELESCMRKYEDTFQDYQEMFVQFGYVVLFSSAFPLAALCALVNNLIEIRSDAFKLCTGLQRPFGQRVESIGQWQKVMEAMGVLAILVNCYLIGQCGQLQRLFPWLSPEAAIVSVVVLEHFALLLKYLIHVAIPDIPGWVAEEMAKLEYQRREAFKRHERQAQHRYQQQQRRRREEEERQRHAEHHARRERDTSGREEARAEGAGLDPAASEKTSAKAKGGGAGSHGPERPKRPGSLLAPNNVMKLKQIIPLQGKFLSSGATSSLASTGTGPATRQPSAQSPTGSDTRLPAFLSFKFLKSPETRRDPERSHSPPKAFHAGKLFPFGGTRAETGSNGAGGQARQDGTPSGGSGRAQRSGPVDEASAEELEAPRPEEEGSGTALALAGAPALRTRRSRSPAPPPPIPLSRPPTPPAGCWQWDGPWGCGGEGAAPRQAPPAAECPPCALPGPPPALQPLPGDASFYSLPPPPLPLTSEPPGDPAPSPSPSPSPQAVCWPSGWH from the exons ATGGCCGAGACTGCCTCGGGCGCCGGGGGCACGTCCATGGAAGGAGAGCGCGGCAAGAGGCCCCCGCCGGAGGGCGAGCCCGCAGCCCCTGCGTCTGGAGTTCTGG ATAAGCTTTTCGGGAAGCGGCTCCTGCAGGCGGGTCGCTACCTGGTGTCCCACAAGGCATGGATGAAGACTGTTCCCACGGAGAACTGTGATGTGCTGATGACCTTTCCAG ACACCACTGATGACCACACGCTGCTATGGCTGCTGAACCACATCCGTGTGGGCATCCCTGAGCTCATCGTGCAAGTCCGCCACCACCGCCACACGCGTGCCTACGCCTTCTTCGTCACAGCCACATATGAGAG CCTACTCCGAGGGGCCGACGAGCTGGGTCTGCGCAAGGCTGTGAAGGCCGAGTTCGGTGGGGGCACCCGCGGCTTCTCCTGCGAAGAAGACTTCATCTATGAGAATGTGGAAAGTGAGCTACGCTTCTTCACATCCCAG GAACGCCAGAGCATCATCCGCTTCTGGCTGCAGAACCTGCGTGCCAAGCAGGGAGAGGCGTTGCACAACGTGCGGTTCCTGGAGGACCAGCCAATCA TCCCGGAGCTGGCGGCCCGTGGGATCATCCAGCAGGTGTTCCCAGTCCACGAACAGCGCATCCTGAACCGCCTCATGAAGTCATGGGTGCAGGCTGTGTGTGAAAACCAGCCTTTAG ATGACATCTGTGACTACTTTGGTGTGAAGATTGCCATGTACTTTGCCTGGCTGGGCTTCTACACGTCAGCAATGGTGTACCCCGCTGTCTTTGGCTCTGTCCTATACACATTCACGGAGGCTGATCAG ACAAGCCGGGATGTGTCCTGCGTGGTCTTTGCGCTCTTCAACGTGATCTGGTCAACACTGTTCTTAGAGGAGTGGAAACGGAGGGGGGCAGAGCTGGCCTACAAGTGGGGAACACTGGATTCACCTGGGGAAGCTGTGGAGGAGCCACGTCCCCAGTTCAGG GGTGTGCGCCGCATCAGCCCTGTGACCCGCGCTGAGGAGTTCTACTACCCGCCGTGGAAGCGGCTGCTCTTCCAGCTGCTCGTGAGCCTGCCACTGTGCTTGGCCTGCCTGGCCTGCGTCTTCTTGCTCATGCTGGGATGCTTCCAGCTGCAG GAGCTGGTGCTGAGTGTGAAGGGGCTGCCCCGTCTCGCCCGCTTCCTGCCCAAGGTTGTACTGGCCCTGCTGGTCAGTGTGAGCGCCGAGGGCTACAAGAAACTGGCCATCTGGCTCAACGACATGG AGAACTACCGGCTAGAGAGCGCCTACGAGAAGCACCTCATCATCAAGGTCGTCCTG TTCCAGTTTGTCAACTCGTACCTGAGCCTCTTCTACATCGGCTTCTACCTCAAGGACATGGAGCGCCTCAAAGAG CTCCTGCTCGTCCTGTCCCTGTCCCAGAGCCTTGAGCGGCAGCTGCGGGCAGTGCTGGTCCCGCTCGTGGCCCTGCGGTTCCGCctgctcctcctctccctccgggGCCTTCTGCTCTCGGCCCGGGCCAAA ATGCTGGCCACGCTGCTGATCACCCGCCAGTTCCTCCAGAATGTGCGTGAGGTCCTGCAGCCACACCTGTACCGCAGGCTGGGTCGTGGCGAGCTCGGTCTGCGGGCCATCTGGGAGCTGGTCCGAGCCCTGCTCGGCCTGTTCAGCCTCAGGCGCCCTGTGCCTCGCCGCCTCGAAGCCCAGGCCGACGAGGGCAGTGGCAGCGGCAGTGGGGGGGGCCGCAGGTGTCTCAGTGGGGGCTGCGGGGcacctgaggaggaggaagaggccaCAGTGGAGCGGAGACCAGCCGGGGAAGGTGGGGAGGTCAGGGACGGGCCCCGGGGGGGCAAGGAGGaggcagaagaggaggaggaagaggaggaagaagaggaggaggacgaTGACGAGGGCGAGGAAGGTGGCCTCCTGGATTGTGGGCTCCGCCTGAAGAAGGTCAGCTTTGCTGAGCGCGGGGCGGGGCGGCGCCGGCCTGGCCCAAACCCAGAGGCCCTCTTGGAGGAGGGAAGCCCCACCATGGTGGAGAAGGGGCTGGAGCCGGGCGTGTTCACACTGGCCGAGGAAGATGACGAGCCAGAGGGTCCTCCTGGCAGCCCTGAGCGAGAGCCGCCAACCATCCTGCTCCGTCGGGCCGGGGGCGAGGGCCGGGACCAAGGGCCTGATGGAGGCCCAGACCCAGAGCCTGGCTCTGGGGACTCTGCCGGGAGGCACAAGAGGCAGAACCGGTCATCTTGGATCGACCCACCTGAGGAGGAGCCCTCGGCCCAGTTGACCCAGGCAGAGCTGGAGAGCTGCATGAGGAAGTACGAG GACACCTTCCAGGACTACCAGGAGATGTTCGTGCAGTTCGGCTACGTCGTGCTCTTCTCGTCCGCCTTCCCGCTGGCCGCGCTCTGCGCCCTGGTCAACAACCTCATCGAGATCCGCAGTGACGCCTTCAAACTGTGCACGGGCCTGCAGCGGCCTTTCGGCCAGCGCGTCGAGAGCATCGGCCAGTGGCAG AAGGTCATGGAGGCCATGGGTGTGCTGGCGATCCTGGTGAACTGCTACCTCATCGGCCAGTGCGGGCAGCTGCAGCGCCTCTTCCCTTGGCTGAGCCCGGAAGcagccattgtgtccgtggtggtGCTCGAG CACTTCGCTCTGCTCCTCAAGTACCTCATCCATGTGGCCATCCCCGACATCCCAGGCTGGGTGGCCGAGGAGATGGCCAAGCTCGAGTATCAGCGACGAGAGGCCTTCAAG AGACACGAGCGCCAGGCCCAGCACCGCTaccagcagcagcagcggcggcggcgggagGAGGAGGAGCGCCAGCGCCACGCAGAGCACCATGCCCGCAGGGAGCGTGACACCAGTGGCCGGGAGGAGGCCAGGgctgagggcgctgggctggaccCCGCCGCCTCCGAGAAGACCTCTGCCAAAGCCAAGGGTGGCGGAGCGGGCAGCCATGGGCCTGAGCGGCCCAAGCGCCCGGGGTCCCTGCTGGCACCCAACAATGTCATGAAGCTAAAGCAGATCATCCCGCTACAGGGCAAGTTCCTGTCATCAGGGGCCACGTCCTCGCTGGCCAGCACAGGGACTGGCCCTGCCACTCGGCAGCCCTCTGCCCAGTCACCCACCGGCAGTGACACCCGCCTACCGGCCTTCCTCAGCTTCAAGTTCCTCAAGTCGCCCGAGACCCGAAGGGATCCGGAGCGCAGCCACTCGCCACCCAAGGCCTTCCACGCCGGCAAGCTCTTCCCTTTTGGCGGGACCCGGGCTGAGACCGGGTCCAACGGGGCGGGCGGGCAGGCCCGACAGGACGGGACCCCCAGCGGTGGCAGCGGCCGGGCCCAGAGGAGTGGGCCAGTGGACGAGGCCTCAGCTGAGGAGCTGGAAGCCCCCCGGCCTGAAGAGGAAGGCTCAG GGACAGCGTTGGCCCTCGCGGGCGCCCCTGCCCTCCGCACCCGCCGCAGCCGGAGCCCCGCGCCGCCGCCGCCAATACCGCTGTCCCGGCCCCCGACGCCACCCGCCGGCTGCTGGCAGTGGGACGGGCCTTGGGGCTGCGGGGGCGAGGGCGCCGCTCCCCGCCAGGCCCCGCCCGCCGCTGAGTGCCCTCCCTGTGCCCTCCCGGGCCCCCCTCCAGCCCTGCAGCCGCTGCCGGGGGACGCCAGCTTCTACAGCCTCCCGCCCCCACCGCTGCCGCTCACCTCCGAGCCCCCGGGGGACCCCGCGCCctcgcccagccccagccccagcccccaggccGTGTGCTGGCCCAGCGGCTGGCACTAG
- the Ano8 gene encoding anoctamin-8 isoform X2 has product MAETASGAGGTSMEGERGKRPPPEGEPAAPASGVLDKLFGKRLLQAGRYLVSHKAWMKTVPTENCDVLMTFPDTTDDHTLLWLLNHIRVGIPELIVQVRHHRHTRAYAFFVTATYESLLRGADELGLRKAVKAEFGGGTRGFSCEEDFIYENVESELRFFTSQERQSIIRFWLQNLRAKQGEALHNVRFLEDQPIIPELAARGIIQQVFPVHEQRILNRLMKSWVQAVCENQPLDDICDYFGVKIAMYFAWLGFYTSAMVYPAVFGSVLYTFTEADQTSRDVSCVVFALFNVIWSTLFLEEWKRRGAELAYKWGTLDSPGEAVEEPRPQFRGVRRISPVTRAEEFYYPPWKRLLFQLLVSLPLCLACLACVFLLMLGCFQLQELVLSVKGLPRLARFLPKVVLALLVSVSAEGYKKLAIWLNDMENYRLESAYEKHLIIKVVLFQFVNSYLSLFYIGFYLKDMERLKEMLATLLITRQFLQNVREVLQPHLYRRLGRGELGLRAIWELVRALLGLFSLRRPVPRRLEAQADEGSGSGSGGGRRCLSGGCGAPEEEEEATVERRPAGEGGEVRDGPRGGKEEAEEEEEEEEEEEEDDDEGEEGGLLDCGLRLKKVSFAERGAGRRRPGPNPEALLEEGSPTMVEKGLEPGVFTLAEEDDEPEGPPGSPEREPPTILLRRAGGEGRDQGPDGGPDPEPGSGDSAGRHKRQNRSSWIDPPEEEPSAQLTQAELESCMRKYEDTFQDYQEMFVQFGYVVLFSSAFPLAALCALVNNLIEIRSDAFKLCTGLQRPFGQRVESIGQWQKVMEAMGVLAILVNCYLIGQCGQLQRLFPWLSPEAAIVSVVVLEHFALLLKYLIHVAIPDIPGWVAEEMAKLEYQRREAFKRHERQAQHRYQQQQRRRREEEERQRHAEHHARRERDTSGREEARAEGAGLDPAASEKTSAKAKGGGAGSHGPERPKRPGSLLAPNNVMKLKQIIPLQGKFLSSGATSSLASTGTGPATRQPSAQSPTGSDTRLPAFLSFKFLKSPETRRDPERSHSPPKAFHAGKLFPFGGTRAETGSNGAGGQARQDGTPSGGSGRAQRSGPVDEASAEELEAPRPEEEGSGTALALAGAPALRTRRSRSPAPPPPIPLSRPPTPPAGCWQWDGPWGCGGEGAAPRQAPPAAECPPCALPGPPPALQPLPGDASFYSLPPPPLPLTSEPPGDPAPSPSPSPSPQAVCWPSGWH; this is encoded by the exons ATGGCCGAGACTGCCTCGGGCGCCGGGGGCACGTCCATGGAAGGAGAGCGCGGCAAGAGGCCCCCGCCGGAGGGCGAGCCCGCAGCCCCTGCGTCTGGAGTTCTGG ATAAGCTTTTCGGGAAGCGGCTCCTGCAGGCGGGTCGCTACCTGGTGTCCCACAAGGCATGGATGAAGACTGTTCCCACGGAGAACTGTGATGTGCTGATGACCTTTCCAG ACACCACTGATGACCACACGCTGCTATGGCTGCTGAACCACATCCGTGTGGGCATCCCTGAGCTCATCGTGCAAGTCCGCCACCACCGCCACACGCGTGCCTACGCCTTCTTCGTCACAGCCACATATGAGAG CCTACTCCGAGGGGCCGACGAGCTGGGTCTGCGCAAGGCTGTGAAGGCCGAGTTCGGTGGGGGCACCCGCGGCTTCTCCTGCGAAGAAGACTTCATCTATGAGAATGTGGAAAGTGAGCTACGCTTCTTCACATCCCAG GAACGCCAGAGCATCATCCGCTTCTGGCTGCAGAACCTGCGTGCCAAGCAGGGAGAGGCGTTGCACAACGTGCGGTTCCTGGAGGACCAGCCAATCA TCCCGGAGCTGGCGGCCCGTGGGATCATCCAGCAGGTGTTCCCAGTCCACGAACAGCGCATCCTGAACCGCCTCATGAAGTCATGGGTGCAGGCTGTGTGTGAAAACCAGCCTTTAG ATGACATCTGTGACTACTTTGGTGTGAAGATTGCCATGTACTTTGCCTGGCTGGGCTTCTACACGTCAGCAATGGTGTACCCCGCTGTCTTTGGCTCTGTCCTATACACATTCACGGAGGCTGATCAG ACAAGCCGGGATGTGTCCTGCGTGGTCTTTGCGCTCTTCAACGTGATCTGGTCAACACTGTTCTTAGAGGAGTGGAAACGGAGGGGGGCAGAGCTGGCCTACAAGTGGGGAACACTGGATTCACCTGGGGAAGCTGTGGAGGAGCCACGTCCCCAGTTCAGG GGTGTGCGCCGCATCAGCCCTGTGACCCGCGCTGAGGAGTTCTACTACCCGCCGTGGAAGCGGCTGCTCTTCCAGCTGCTCGTGAGCCTGCCACTGTGCTTGGCCTGCCTGGCCTGCGTCTTCTTGCTCATGCTGGGATGCTTCCAGCTGCAG GAGCTGGTGCTGAGTGTGAAGGGGCTGCCCCGTCTCGCCCGCTTCCTGCCCAAGGTTGTACTGGCCCTGCTGGTCAGTGTGAGCGCCGAGGGCTACAAGAAACTGGCCATCTGGCTCAACGACATGG AGAACTACCGGCTAGAGAGCGCCTACGAGAAGCACCTCATCATCAAGGTCGTCCTG TTCCAGTTTGTCAACTCGTACCTGAGCCTCTTCTACATCGGCTTCTACCTCAAGGACATGGAGCGCCTCAAAGAG ATGCTGGCCACGCTGCTGATCACCCGCCAGTTCCTCCAGAATGTGCGTGAGGTCCTGCAGCCACACCTGTACCGCAGGCTGGGTCGTGGCGAGCTCGGTCTGCGGGCCATCTGGGAGCTGGTCCGAGCCCTGCTCGGCCTGTTCAGCCTCAGGCGCCCTGTGCCTCGCCGCCTCGAAGCCCAGGCCGACGAGGGCAGTGGCAGCGGCAGTGGGGGGGGCCGCAGGTGTCTCAGTGGGGGCTGCGGGGcacctgaggaggaggaagaggccaCAGTGGAGCGGAGACCAGCCGGGGAAGGTGGGGAGGTCAGGGACGGGCCCCGGGGGGGCAAGGAGGaggcagaagaggaggaggaagaggaggaagaagaggaggaggacgaTGACGAGGGCGAGGAAGGTGGCCTCCTGGATTGTGGGCTCCGCCTGAAGAAGGTCAGCTTTGCTGAGCGCGGGGCGGGGCGGCGCCGGCCTGGCCCAAACCCAGAGGCCCTCTTGGAGGAGGGAAGCCCCACCATGGTGGAGAAGGGGCTGGAGCCGGGCGTGTTCACACTGGCCGAGGAAGATGACGAGCCAGAGGGTCCTCCTGGCAGCCCTGAGCGAGAGCCGCCAACCATCCTGCTCCGTCGGGCCGGGGGCGAGGGCCGGGACCAAGGGCCTGATGGAGGCCCAGACCCAGAGCCTGGCTCTGGGGACTCTGCCGGGAGGCACAAGAGGCAGAACCGGTCATCTTGGATCGACCCACCTGAGGAGGAGCCCTCGGCCCAGTTGACCCAGGCAGAGCTGGAGAGCTGCATGAGGAAGTACGAG GACACCTTCCAGGACTACCAGGAGATGTTCGTGCAGTTCGGCTACGTCGTGCTCTTCTCGTCCGCCTTCCCGCTGGCCGCGCTCTGCGCCCTGGTCAACAACCTCATCGAGATCCGCAGTGACGCCTTCAAACTGTGCACGGGCCTGCAGCGGCCTTTCGGCCAGCGCGTCGAGAGCATCGGCCAGTGGCAG AAGGTCATGGAGGCCATGGGTGTGCTGGCGATCCTGGTGAACTGCTACCTCATCGGCCAGTGCGGGCAGCTGCAGCGCCTCTTCCCTTGGCTGAGCCCGGAAGcagccattgtgtccgtggtggtGCTCGAG CACTTCGCTCTGCTCCTCAAGTACCTCATCCATGTGGCCATCCCCGACATCCCAGGCTGGGTGGCCGAGGAGATGGCCAAGCTCGAGTATCAGCGACGAGAGGCCTTCAAG AGACACGAGCGCCAGGCCCAGCACCGCTaccagcagcagcagcggcggcggcgggagGAGGAGGAGCGCCAGCGCCACGCAGAGCACCATGCCCGCAGGGAGCGTGACACCAGTGGCCGGGAGGAGGCCAGGgctgagggcgctgggctggaccCCGCCGCCTCCGAGAAGACCTCTGCCAAAGCCAAGGGTGGCGGAGCGGGCAGCCATGGGCCTGAGCGGCCCAAGCGCCCGGGGTCCCTGCTGGCACCCAACAATGTCATGAAGCTAAAGCAGATCATCCCGCTACAGGGCAAGTTCCTGTCATCAGGGGCCACGTCCTCGCTGGCCAGCACAGGGACTGGCCCTGCCACTCGGCAGCCCTCTGCCCAGTCACCCACCGGCAGTGACACCCGCCTACCGGCCTTCCTCAGCTTCAAGTTCCTCAAGTCGCCCGAGACCCGAAGGGATCCGGAGCGCAGCCACTCGCCACCCAAGGCCTTCCACGCCGGCAAGCTCTTCCCTTTTGGCGGGACCCGGGCTGAGACCGGGTCCAACGGGGCGGGCGGGCAGGCCCGACAGGACGGGACCCCCAGCGGTGGCAGCGGCCGGGCCCAGAGGAGTGGGCCAGTGGACGAGGCCTCAGCTGAGGAGCTGGAAGCCCCCCGGCCTGAAGAGGAAGGCTCAG GGACAGCGTTGGCCCTCGCGGGCGCCCCTGCCCTCCGCACCCGCCGCAGCCGGAGCCCCGCGCCGCCGCCGCCAATACCGCTGTCCCGGCCCCCGACGCCACCCGCCGGCTGCTGGCAGTGGGACGGGCCTTGGGGCTGCGGGGGCGAGGGCGCCGCTCCCCGCCAGGCCCCGCCCGCCGCTGAGTGCCCTCCCTGTGCCCTCCCGGGCCCCCCTCCAGCCCTGCAGCCGCTGCCGGGGGACGCCAGCTTCTACAGCCTCCCGCCCCCACCGCTGCCGCTCACCTCCGAGCCCCCGGGGGACCCCGCGCCctcgcccagccccagccccagcccccaggccGTGTGCTGGCCCAGCGGCTGGCACTAG